A genomic window from Punica granatum isolate Tunisia-2019 chromosome 2, ASM765513v2, whole genome shotgun sequence includes:
- the LOC116198175 gene encoding probable sugar phosphate/phosphate translocator At3g11320 yields the protein MKSPSRLFTIGLVTSWYSSNIGVLLLNKYLLSNYGFKYPIFLTMCHMTACSLLSYVAIAWMKMVPMQTIRSRLQFLKIATLSLVFCVSVVFGNISLRFLPVSFNQAVGATTPFFTAVFAYLMTLKREAWLTYITLIPVVTGVIIASGGEPSFHLFGFIICVAATAARALKSVLQGILLSSEGEKLNSMNLLLYMAPIAVVFLLPATLLMEENVVGITLALAREDFKIIWYLLFNSALAYLVNLTNFLVTKHTSALTLQVLGNAKGAVAVVVSILIFKNPVSVTGMLGYALTVFGVILYSEAKKRSKC from the exons ATGAAGTCTCCTAGCAGGCTGTTCACGATCGGGCTCGTCACGTCCTGGTACTCATCCAACATCGGCGTCCTGCTCCTCAACAAGTACCTGCTCAGCAATTATGGCTTCAAGTACCCGATCTTCCTCACCATGTGCCACATGACCGCCTGTTCCCTCCTCAGCTACGTCGCCATAGCTTGGATGAAGATGGTACCTATGCAGACCATCCGATCTCGCCTACAGTTCCTCAAGATCGCCACCCTGAGCCTTGTCTTCTGTGTCTCCGTCGTTTTTGGCAACATTTCCCTCCGCTTCCTCCCCGTCTCATTCAACCAGGCCGTCGGGGCAAcaacccccttcttcactgcCGTCTTCGCCTACTTGATGACGCTCAAGCGGGAGGCTTGGTTGACTTACATTACCCTGATTCCCGTCGTTACTGGAGTTATCATTGCCAGTGGG GGTGAACCGAGTTTCCATCTCTTTGGCTTCATTATTTGTGTTGCTGCTACTGCTGCAAGGGCACTAAAATCTGTTCTTCAGGGGATCTTGCTTTCTTCTGAAGG GGAGAAGCTAAATTCTATGAATTTGCTTTTATACATGGCACCGATTGCTGTCGTATTCCTTCTTCCCGCGACACTTCTTATGGAGGAAAATGTGGTCGGCATCACACTAGCTCTTGCAAGAGaagatttcaaaatcatttggTATCTCCTTTTCAATTCAGCATTGGCATACCTGGTGAACTTGACCAACTTTCTGGTTACAAAACATACCAGTGCTCTCACTCTTCAG GTACTCGGAAATGCGAAGGGTGCAGTTGCAGTAGTGGTCTCGATCCTCATTTTCAAGAACCCGGTATCCGTCACTGGCATGCTTGGTTATGCCTTAACTGTCTTTGGAGTTATCCTCTATAGCGAAGCAAAGAAACGGAGCAAGTGCTAA